A single Capra hircus breed San Clemente chromosome 13, ASM170441v1, whole genome shotgun sequence DNA region contains:
- the SRSF6 gene encoding serine/arginine-rich splicing factor 6 produces the protein MPRVYIGRLSYNVREKDIQRFFSGYGRLLEIDLKNGYGFVEFEDSRDADDAVYELNGKELCGERVIVEHARGPRRDRDGYSYGSRSGGGGYSSRRTSGRDKYGPPVRTEFRLIVENLSSRCSWQDLKDFMRQAGEVTYADAHKERTNEGVIEFRSYSDMKRALDKLDGTEINGRNIRLIEDKPRTSHRRSYSGSRSRSRSRRRSRSRSRRSSRSRSRSISKSRSRSRSRSKGRSRSRSKGRKSRSKSKSKPKSDRGSRSRSRSRSKDEYEKSRSRSRSRSRSPKENGKGDIKSKSRSRSQSRSNSPLPAPPSKARSVSPPPKRASRSRSRSRSKSRSRSRSSSRD, from the exons ATGCCGCGCGTCTACATAGGACGCCTGAGCTACAACGTCCGGGAGAAGGACATCCAGCGCTTTTTCAGTGGCTATGGCCGCCTTCTCGAAATAGACCTTAAAAATGG GTACGGCTTCGTGGAGTTCGAGGACTCCCGCGACGCCGACGACGCCGTTTACGAGCTGAACGGCAAGGAGCTGTGCGGCGAGCGCGTGATCGTGGAGCACGCCCGCGGCCCGCGCCGGGATCGCGACGGCTACAGCTACGGAAGCCGCA GTGGTGGAGGTGGATACAGCAGTCGGAGAACCTCTGGCAGAGACAAATATGGACCACCTGTACGCACAGAATTCAGACTAATTGTAGAAAATCTTTCTAGTCGTTGCAGTTGGCAAGATTTAAAG GATTTCATGAGACAAGCAGGTGAAGTAACCTATGCAGATGCTCACAAAGAACGCACAAATGAAGGTGTCATTGAGTTTCGCTCCTACTCTGACATGAAGCGTGCTTTGGATAAACTGGATGGTACAGAAATCAATGGGAGAAATATTAGACTCATTGAAGATAAGCCACGAACAAGCCATAGGCGGTCTTATTCTGGAAGCAGATCTAG GTCACGATCTAGAAGAAGGTCACGAAGTAGAAGTCGTAGGAGCAGCCGCAGTAGATCTCGAAGTATCTCAAAAAGTCGCTCCCG ATCCAGGTCTCGGAGCAAAGGTCGGTCACGGTCTCGTTCCAAAGGCAGGAAATCTAGATCAAAAAGCAAATCTAAACCCAAGTCTGATCGGGGCTCCCGTTCGCGTTCTCGGAGCAGATCGAAGGATGAGTATGAGAAATCTCGAAGCAGGTCTCGTTCTCGATCTCGTTCCcccaaagaaaatggaaaaggtgATATAAAGTCCAAATCTAGATCAAGGAGCCAGTCCCGTTCCAATTCACCCCTACCTGCTCCACCCTCAAAGGCCCGTTCTGTGTCCCCTCCACCAAAAAGAGCTTCAAGATCCCGTTCTAGATCtcgttcaaagtcaaggtcacgATCCAGATCAAGTTCCAGAGATTAA